A part of Tardiphaga sp. vice304 genomic DNA contains:
- a CDS encoding NADPH-dependent FMN reductase encodes MATHTVAVVVGSLRKQSFSLRIAQALSKLAPASLKLNIVTLEGLSFFNQDLEASPPADWVKFRETIQASDAVIFVSPEYNRATSGVLKNAIDVGSRPYGKSSFLGKPTGIVVSSPGPQGGVNAAMDLKRILPGITGPILQQPEIYLNMVGDAFDEKGEIIKETIRPVMQAYIDAFAAWVEKQKK; translated from the coding sequence ATGGCTACCCACACCGTTGCCGTCGTCGTCGGCAGCCTGCGCAAGCAGTCATTCTCGCTCCGCATCGCCCAGGCGTTGTCCAAGCTGGCCCCGGCCTCGCTCAAGCTCAACATCGTGACGCTGGAAGGCCTGTCCTTCTTCAACCAGGATCTGGAAGCCAGCCCCCCGGCCGACTGGGTCAAGTTCCGCGAGACCATCCAGGCCTCCGACGCGGTGATCTTCGTCTCCCCGGAATACAACCGCGCCACCTCGGGCGTGCTGAAGAACGCCATCGACGTCGGCTCGCGCCCCTATGGCAAGAGTTCGTTCCTTGGCAAGCCGACCGGCATCGTCGTCTCCTCGCCCGGTCCGCAGGGCGGCGTCAACGCTGCGATGGACCTGAAGCGCATCCTGCCGGGGATCACCGGTCCGATCCTGCAGCAGCCGGAAATCTATCTGAACATGGTCGGCGATGCGTTTGACGAGAAAGGCGAGATCATCAAGGAAACGATCCGCCCGGTGATGCAGGCCTATATCGACGCCTTCGCCGCCTGGGTCGAAAAGCAGAAGAAATAA
- a CDS encoding DUF5076 domain-containing protein, with translation MAGPKEQPLPPDVVGREEAVEVLRAFVVDGGLSIAFTRAFEEPDMWGMLLVDIARHAARAYARESDYSEDEALARIVDMFDAEIARPTDVGNTTTRSQQGH, from the coding sequence ATGGCCGGGCCCAAGGAACAGCCGCTTCCCCCCGATGTCGTCGGCCGCGAAGAGGCCGTCGAGGTGCTTCGCGCCTTCGTGGTCGACGGTGGCCTGTCGATCGCGTTCACCCGCGCCTTCGAGGAGCCCGACATGTGGGGCATGCTGCTGGTCGACATCGCCCGCCACGCCGCGCGCGCTTATGCGCGCGAGAGCGACTATTCCGAGGACGAGGCGCTGGCGCGCATCGTCGATATGTTTGACGCTGAAATCGCGCGGCCGACCGACGTGGGCAACACCACGACGCGGTCGCAACAAGGTCACTGA
- a CDS encoding zinc-binding dehydrogenase, with protein MSVDVTTGLQLRSLITSAGELELSLKPVTIPEPAADEVVVRVEASPINPSDLGLLIGAADPATAKATGTGDAVVVKATVPQVAMKAMGGRLDESMAVGNEGAGTVIKAGSSPEAQALLGKTVAMIGGEMYAQYRTMKVAACLPLPDGTTAAEGASCFVNPLTSLGMVETMEREGHKALVHTAAASNLGQMLNKICLKDGIDLVNIVRSEEQEKLLRDLGAKYVCNSQSASFMDDLVAALIATGATIAFDATGGGRLQGQILTAMEVMAVKAMKEYSRYGSTTHKQVYVYGRLESKPIEFSPTFGMAWGMGGWLLFPFLQKIGQADAARLRARVVAELKTTFASHYSKVISLQEVLDIDNLHAYAKRATGTKYLINPNKAG; from the coding sequence ATGAGCGTCGACGTCACCACCGGACTGCAACTGCGCTCCCTCATCACCTCGGCCGGCGAACTCGAGCTGTCGCTCAAGCCGGTCACGATCCCGGAGCCGGCCGCCGATGAAGTCGTCGTCCGCGTCGAGGCCTCGCCGATCAACCCCTCCGATCTCGGTCTGCTTATCGGCGCCGCCGATCCCGCCACCGCCAAGGCCACCGGGACCGGCGATGCCGTGGTGGTGAAGGCCACCGTGCCGCAGGTGGCGATGAAGGCGATGGGCGGGCGGCTCGATGAATCGATGGCTGTCGGCAACGAGGGCGCCGGTACCGTCATCAAGGCCGGCTCGTCGCCGGAGGCGCAGGCTTTGCTCGGCAAGACGGTCGCAATGATCGGCGGCGAGATGTACGCGCAGTATCGCACCATGAAGGTCGCCGCCTGCTTGCCGCTGCCGGACGGCACCACCGCCGCCGAGGGCGCATCCTGCTTCGTCAACCCGCTGACCTCGCTCGGCATGGTCGAGACCATGGAGCGCGAAGGGCACAAGGCGCTGGTGCATACCGCAGCGGCCTCCAACCTCGGCCAGATGCTCAACAAGATCTGCCTCAAGGACGGTATCGACCTCGTCAACATCGTGCGCAGCGAGGAGCAGGAAAAACTGCTGCGCGACCTCGGCGCCAAATACGTCTGCAATTCTCAGTCGGCGAGCTTCATGGACGATCTGGTCGCAGCATTGATCGCCACCGGCGCGACGATCGCGTTCGACGCTACCGGCGGCGGCAGACTGCAGGGCCAGATCCTGACCGCGATGGAAGTCATGGCCGTCAAGGCGATGAAGGAATACAGCCGCTACGGCTCGACCACCCACAAGCAGGTCTATGTCTACGGCCGGCTGGAATCCAAGCCGATCGAATTCTCGCCGACCTTCGGCATGGCCTGGGGCATGGGCGGCTGGCTGCTGTTTCCGTTCCTGCAGAAGATCGGCCAGGCCGACGCTGCAAGGTTGCGCGCCCGCGTCGTCGCCGAACTGAAGACCACCTTCGCCAGCCATTACAGCAAGGTGATCTCGCTGCAGGAAGTGCTCGATATCGACAACCTTCATGCTTATGCCAAGCGCGCCACCGGCACCAAGTATCTGATCAATCCGAACAAGGCGGGATGA
- a CDS encoding pyruvate dehydrogenase complex dihydrolipoamide acetyltransferase, with product MPINILMPALSPTMEKGNLSKWLKKEGDAVKSGDVIAEIETDKATMEVEAVDEGTIAKILVPEGTQDVAVNAIIAVLATDGEDVKAAGAGGSTEKPKPAAAAEAPKEAAKEAPKSAAAPAPAEKAAAPAPAKAAAPASAGNVVTNGLTGDRVFASPLAKRLAKDAGIEIGRINGSGPHGRVIKADVEKAKTGGGLKAPAAGASPALPTVAPGGAIAPAMSDQQILGLYQQGDYESVPHDSMRRTIAQRLTAAVNSMPTFYLTVDCDLGKLSSAREEINAAAGKDKDGKPLYKLSVNDFVIKAMAVALQKVPEANVSWTESAMLRHKHSDIGVAVALPFGLITPIIRQAEIKSISAISNEMKELAARARSKKLKPNEYQGGATSVSNLGMFGIKDFTAVINPPQSSILAVGTGEERAVVRGGQIVAATMMSVTLSCDHRAIDGALGAELITAFKRLIENPVMMVV from the coding sequence ATGCCAATCAACATTCTGATGCCCGCGCTGTCGCCCACGATGGAGAAGGGCAACCTCTCCAAGTGGCTCAAGAAAGAGGGCGACGCGGTCAAGTCCGGCGACGTGATCGCCGAGATCGAGACCGACAAGGCGACGATGGAAGTCGAAGCCGTCGACGAGGGCACGATCGCGAAAATCCTGGTGCCGGAAGGCACCCAGGACGTGGCGGTGAATGCGATCATCGCGGTGCTGGCCACCGACGGCGAGGACGTGAAGGCGGCTGGGGCAGGCGGCTCGACCGAGAAGCCGAAGCCTGCAGCTGCCGCCGAAGCGCCAAAGGAAGCCGCCAAGGAAGCGCCAAAGTCCGCCGCAGCGCCGGCACCCGCCGAGAAGGCTGCAGCGCCCGCGCCGGCCAAGGCTGCAGCACCGGCTTCAGCCGGCAATGTCGTCACCAACGGCCTGACTGGCGATCGCGTGTTTGCATCGCCCCTGGCCAAGCGTCTGGCCAAGGACGCCGGCATCGAGATCGGCCGCATCAATGGCTCCGGCCCGCACGGCCGCGTCATCAAGGCCGACGTCGAGAAGGCCAAGACTGGCGGCGGCCTGAAGGCTCCGGCGGCTGGCGCGTCGCCGGCCTTGCCGACCGTCGCGCCCGGCGGCGCTATCGCGCCGGCGATGTCCGATCAGCAAATTCTCGGCCTGTACCAGCAGGGCGACTACGAGAGCGTGCCGCACGATTCGATGCGCCGGACCATCGCCCAGCGTCTGACCGCGGCCGTCAATTCGATGCCGACGTTTTATCTCACCGTCGATTGCGATCTCGGCAAGCTCTCCTCCGCGCGCGAGGAAATCAACGCCGCCGCCGGCAAGGACAAGGACGGCAAGCCGCTCTACAAATTGTCGGTCAACGATTTCGTCATCAAGGCCATGGCGGTCGCGCTGCAGAAGGTGCCGGAAGCCAACGTGTCGTGGACGGAATCCGCGATGCTCCGTCACAAGCATTCCGACATCGGCGTCGCTGTCGCTTTGCCGTTCGGCCTGATCACGCCGATCATCCGCCAGGCCGAGATCAAGTCGATTTCGGCGATCTCCAACGAGATGAAGGAGTTGGCCGCACGCGCCAGGTCCAAGAAGCTGAAGCCGAACGAATATCAGGGCGGCGCGACCTCGGTGTCCAATCTCGGCATGTTCGGCATCAAGGACTTCACCGCCGTGATCAATCCGCCGCAGTCCTCAATCCTGGCGGTCGGCACCGGCGAGGAGCGCGCGGTGGTGCGCGGCGGCCAGATCGTGGCCGCGACGATGATGAGCGTCACGCTGTCCTGCGACCACCGCGCCATCGACGGCGCGCTCGGCGCCGAACTGATCACGGCGTTCAAGAGACTGATCGAAAATCCGGTGATGATGGTGGTGTAG
- a CDS encoding TetR/AcrR family transcriptional regulator produces MITKVLSLRGRPRGFEIETALETGQRLFHARGYNAVGLAALTEALGIKPTSFYRTFGSKAGYFARILERYSQSVLALEDILRPGRSAAEALADLLERAAQTYARDPQQRGCLVLEAARGGDDDESANLARRSAQHKRSHIRVFVALSNPDAADAVTDFVASTMSGLSASAREGMSEDRVVAVARAAARALPILLIENSPMGQQPSANEMGGVAATRRI; encoded by the coding sequence GTGATCACTAAAGTATTGTCGCTCCGCGGGCGGCCGAGGGGCTTCGAAATCGAGACCGCGCTCGAAACGGGCCAGCGCCTGTTCCACGCGCGGGGCTATAATGCGGTCGGGCTCGCCGCGCTGACCGAGGCGCTCGGCATCAAGCCCACGAGTTTCTACCGGACCTTCGGCAGCAAGGCCGGCTACTTCGCGCGCATCCTCGAACGCTACTCGCAGTCCGTGCTCGCGCTCGAAGACATACTGCGTCCCGGGCGGTCGGCCGCAGAAGCGCTTGCCGATCTGCTGGAGCGCGCGGCGCAAACCTATGCGCGCGATCCTCAACAACGCGGCTGTCTCGTGCTGGAAGCCGCGCGCGGTGGCGATGACGACGAGAGCGCCAATCTCGCCCGTCGCAGCGCGCAACATAAGCGTAGTCACATCCGCGTCTTCGTGGCGCTATCGAACCCGGACGCGGCCGATGCGGTGACGGACTTCGTCGCCAGCACGATGTCCGGACTATCTGCCAGCGCACGCGAAGGCATGAGCGAGGATCGCGTCGTAGCAGTGGCACGGGCGGCGGCCAGGGCGCTGCCGATTCTGCTCATCGAAAACAGCCCAATGGGGCAACAACCGAGCGCCAATGAGATGGGCGGCGTCGCTGCCACTCGCCGCATCTAA
- a CDS encoding MFS transporter, protein MTSAVPPTSAPIAAIVPDGASLLLRHPPFAFYVASRSFSRFSSQIAAVAVGWQIYDLTGSAFQLGMVGLVQFLPMLLLVFAGGHAADRYDRRRVVQLCQIAQGLAAAYLAWGSFAGWITVPEIFAAVAVFGAATAFESPAGAALLPAVAPDGTMQKATALTTGIYQLATIGGPALGGVAFAVSPGLPYALMAGFWVLGGLLNSAIKLERQVVAGDPPSLRAMFAGVGFVRRNPAIFGTISLDLFAVLLGGAVALLPIYARDILQTGPWGLGILRAAPAVGALLMTVVLARTSIKRRVGMRMFQAVIVFGLATSVFAVSEWVWLSLIALAIMGAADTVSVVIRVSLVQLQTPDEMRGRVGAVNYLFINASNQLGQFESGLTAALFGTMPAALLGGIGTVAVALLWMKLFPTLRDLERLE, encoded by the coding sequence ATGACCTCCGCCGTTCCACCAACCTCGGCCCCCATCGCTGCGATCGTGCCGGATGGCGCCAGCCTGCTACTGCGCCATCCGCCGTTCGCGTTCTACGTGGCGTCGCGCAGTTTTTCGCGGTTCTCCTCGCAGATCGCAGCGGTCGCTGTCGGCTGGCAGATCTACGACCTGACCGGCAGCGCGTTCCAGCTCGGCATGGTTGGCCTCGTCCAGTTCCTGCCGATGCTGCTGCTGGTGTTTGCCGGCGGCCACGCCGCGGACCGTTACGATCGTCGCCGCGTCGTGCAGCTCTGCCAGATCGCGCAGGGGCTGGCCGCGGCCTATCTGGCCTGGGGCAGTTTTGCCGGCTGGATCACCGTGCCGGAAATCTTTGCTGCGGTGGCCGTGTTCGGCGCGGCTACAGCCTTTGAAAGCCCGGCCGGCGCGGCGCTGCTGCCGGCCGTCGCACCCGACGGCACCATGCAGAAGGCGACCGCACTGACCACCGGCATCTACCAGCTGGCGACGATCGGCGGCCCGGCGCTGGGCGGCGTTGCCTTCGCCGTGTCGCCCGGTCTGCCCTATGCTCTGATGGCCGGCTTCTGGGTACTCGGCGGCCTGCTCAACAGCGCGATCAAGCTCGAGCGCCAGGTCGTCGCCGGCGATCCGCCGAGCCTGCGCGCGATGTTCGCCGGCGTCGGCTTCGTCCGCCGCAACCCGGCGATCTTCGGCACCATCTCGCTCGACCTGTTCGCGGTGCTGCTCGGCGGCGCCGTGGCATTGCTGCCGATCTATGCCCGCGACATCCTGCAGACCGGCCCGTGGGGCCTCGGTATTCTGCGCGCAGCGCCGGCGGTCGGCGCGCTGCTGATGACGGTGGTGCTGGCGCGCACCTCGATCAAGCGCCGCGTGGGCATGCGGATGTTTCAGGCGGTGATCGTGTTCGGTCTGGCGACCTCGGTGTTCGCAGTCTCCGAATGGGTCTGGCTGTCGCTGATCGCTCTCGCCATCATGGGCGCGGCCGATACGGTCAGCGTCGTGATCCGGGTGTCGCTGGTGCAATTGCAGACGCCCGACGAGATGCGCGGCCGGGTCGGCGCGGTGAACTATCTGTTCATCAACGCCTCCAACCAGCTCGGTCAGTTCGAGAGCGGCCTCACCGCGGCTCTGTTCGGCACCATGCCGGCGGCGCTGCTGGGTGGCATCGGCACGGTCGCGGTCGCGCTGCTCTGGATGAAGCTGTTTCCGACCCTGCGCGATCTGGAGCGGCTGGAGTAG
- a CDS encoding FtsB family cell division protein yields MVKHTRLKSLLTGLALYALAAMMIGYFGVNAYTGKYGLTARGELDQEIIALTSELVRLKKERAEGELRVSSLRSSGLDPDMLDERVRFQLDYAHPRDLVKVIRQRN; encoded by the coding sequence ATGGTCAAGCACACCCGCCTGAAATCCCTGCTCACCGGGCTCGCGCTCTATGCGCTGGCGGCGATGATGATCGGCTATTTCGGCGTCAACGCCTATACCGGGAAATACGGCCTGACCGCCCGCGGCGAACTCGACCAGGAAATCATCGCGCTGACCTCGGAGTTGGTGCGGCTGAAGAAGGAACGTGCCGAGGGCGAGTTGCGCGTGTCGTCGCTGCGCTCCAGCGGCCTCGATCCCGACATGCTCGACGAGCGCGTCCGATTCCAGCTCGACTACGCCCATCCGCGCGATCTCGTCAAAGTCATCCGCCAGCGCAACTAA
- the pdhA gene encoding pyruvate dehydrogenase (acetyl-transferring) E1 component subunit alpha: MAAPKKSVAPAGQATGNGATQSSPPDFRREQEMQALRDMLLIRRFEEKAGQLYGMGAIGGFCHLYIGQEAIVVGMQMALKQGDQVITGYRDHGHMLACGMDAKGVMAELTGRRGGYSKGKGGSMHMFSREKNFFGGHGIVGAQVSLGTGLAFANRYRGNDFVSLAYFGDGASNQGQVYESFNMAELWKLPVIYIIENNRYAMGTSVMRSSAQTDFSKRGISFNIPGEQVDGMDVRAVKAAGDKAVAWCREGKGPYILEMQTYRYRGHSMSDPAKYRTREEVDKVRHDQDPIEQVRNRLLAEKVSEADLKAIDAEVRDIVNEAAEFAQHDPEPDASELYTDIYR; the protein is encoded by the coding sequence ATGGCCGCACCGAAGAAAAGCGTCGCTCCCGCAGGGCAGGCAACGGGCAATGGCGCCACCCAGTCGTCACCGCCCGATTTCAGACGCGAGCAGGAGATGCAGGCGCTGCGCGACATGCTGCTGATCCGGCGTTTCGAGGAGAAGGCCGGGCAGCTTTACGGCATGGGCGCCATCGGCGGCTTCTGTCATCTGTATATCGGCCAGGAGGCCATCGTCGTCGGCATGCAGATGGCGCTGAAGCAGGGCGATCAGGTGATCACCGGCTACCGCGACCACGGCCACATGCTGGCCTGCGGCATGGACGCCAAGGGCGTCATGGCCGAACTCACGGGACGCCGCGGCGGCTATTCCAAGGGTAAGGGCGGCTCGATGCACATGTTCAGCCGGGAGAAGAATTTCTTCGGCGGACACGGCATCGTCGGCGCGCAGGTGTCGCTCGGCACGGGCCTCGCTTTCGCCAACCGCTACCGCGGCAATGATTTCGTAAGCCTTGCCTACTTCGGCGACGGCGCTTCGAACCAGGGCCAGGTCTATGAGAGCTTCAACATGGCGGAGCTGTGGAAGCTGCCGGTGATCTACATCATCGAGAACAACCGCTACGCGATGGGTACCTCGGTGATGCGCTCTTCGGCGCAGACCGACTTCTCGAAGCGCGGCATCTCGTTCAACATTCCCGGCGAGCAGGTCGACGGCATGGATGTTCGCGCCGTCAAGGCCGCCGGCGACAAGGCGGTTGCCTGGTGTCGCGAAGGCAAGGGTCCCTACATTCTGGAGATGCAGACCTATCGTTACCGCGGCCATTCGATGTCGGATCCCGCCAAGTACCGCACCCGCGAGGAAGTCGACAAAGTCCGCCACGACCAGGACCCGATCGAGCAGGTCCGCAACCGCCTGCTGGCGGAGAAGGTCTCCGAGGCGGATCTCAAGGCGATCGACGCGGAAGTCCGCGACATCGTCAATGAAGCGGCGGAGTTCGCGCAGCACGATCCCGAGCCGGATGCGTCCGAACTTTACACCGATATTTATCGCTAA
- a CDS encoding protein-S-isoprenylcysteine O-methyltransferase produces MTASQLGICVWTLGVIAWFVIRFPYARKARRTATVRSHGWSRERILLAVATFGLVVVPVIWLSTGWPSALNYDLSYAAVTVGAAVFLLSLWLFRRSHEDLGRQWSASLEIREGHQIVRNGVYSRIRHPMYTSFWLWALAQALLLPNTMAAMSGLVAIGILFFTRIDFEERMLIEAFGEDYRTYMRETKRIIPGIY; encoded by the coding sequence ATGACTGCTTCACAGCTCGGAATTTGCGTGTGGACCCTTGGCGTGATCGCCTGGTTCGTGATCCGCTTTCCGTACGCCCGCAAGGCAAGGCGTACGGCGACGGTGCGCAGCCACGGCTGGAGTCGCGAGCGCATCCTGCTGGCGGTGGCGACCTTCGGCTTGGTCGTGGTGCCCGTCATCTGGCTTTCCACCGGCTGGCCGTCCGCGCTCAACTATGATCTCAGCTACGCCGCGGTGACCGTCGGGGCGGCGGTGTTTCTGTTGTCGCTCTGGCTATTCCGGCGTTCGCACGAGGATCTTGGACGGCAGTGGTCGGCCAGCCTCGAAATCCGCGAGGGCCACCAGATCGTGCGCAACGGCGTCTACAGCCGGATCCGGCACCCGATGTACACCTCGTTCTGGCTGTGGGCGCTGGCGCAGGCGCTGCTGCTGCCGAACACGATGGCGGCCATGAGCGGACTGGTGGCGATCGGCATTCTGTTCTTCACCCGGATCGACTTCGAGGAGCGGATGCTGATCGAGGCTTTCGGCGAGGATTATCGTACCTATATGCGCGAGACCAAGCGCATTATCCCCGGCATTTACTAA
- a CDS encoding LysE family translocator gives MTIEFLITSLIVVASPGTGALYTLAAGFSRGARASIVAAFGCTLGIVPHMAAAILGVAALLHASALAFQIFKYVGVAYLLYMAWNTLQEHGPLKVEKDVDARSARQVTVTAILINILNPKLSIFFLAFLPQFIRTDEAHALSQMLLLSAAFMAMTFVVFAIYGLFAAAIRDHIISRPRVLTWMRRSFAAAFAALGAKLAFAER, from the coding sequence ATGACCATCGAATTCCTGATTACCTCGCTGATCGTAGTGGCCTCGCCCGGCACCGGCGCGCTGTACACCCTGGCAGCCGGCTTTTCGCGCGGCGCACGCGCCAGCATCGTCGCCGCCTTCGGCTGCACCCTGGGCATCGTCCCACACATGGCGGCGGCGATCCTCGGCGTAGCGGCGCTGCTTCATGCCAGCGCGCTGGCGTTCCAGATTTTCAAATATGTCGGCGTCGCCTATCTGCTATACATGGCGTGGAACACGCTGCAGGAACATGGCCCGCTCAAGGTCGAGAAAGACGTCGATGCCCGCTCGGCGCGGCAGGTCACCGTGACAGCGATACTGATCAACATCCTCAACCCGAAACTGTCGATCTTCTTCCTCGCCTTCCTGCCGCAATTCATCCGTACCGACGAGGCCCACGCGTTGTCTCAAATGCTGCTGCTGAGCGCTGCATTCATGGCGATGACATTTGTGGTGTTTGCGATTTACGGCCTGTTCGCTGCCGCGATCCGCGACCACATCATCTCGCGCCCGCGCGTTTTGACCTGGATGCGCCGTAGCTTCGCGGCGGCCTTCGCGGCGCTCGGCGCCAAGCTGGCATTCGCGGAGCGTTAG
- a CDS encoding alpha/beta fold hydrolase has product MIARRHVFHIGGYDPIVPDTQLARLRRSLSSFAKTWNVSAQASGPIVSNEVSASWSAHSSGPNWSTDTRYEMLRWDDLILADHSRHPVSRLAASMMTLIDWIVTGTLFRFIKSSWKYAGFFLFPYLWVTGFALVGAGLGFGVTRLAGLHGAGAWVAGALIALAVFAVLLRWLGWKKPINHVFDDWIFSRQYVYGQRPKMEARVDEFAKALVARARANDADEIVIVGHCLGAALVMETVSRALQIDPDLARHGPTINVLTVGATIPKFALHPAGRRVRAATQAVAKATEIRWAEYHARDDAISFYRFDPVTLKRVGHERGDGRPNIRRVQMHNMMDPASFKRHRFNFMRMHYQMVMGNDQRSKYDYCMVISGPLPFDEITAPDGGVGRFARDGALLLPDVPLAPVIQPLTPGAAVHAG; this is encoded by the coding sequence ATGATCGCTCGGCGACATGTCTTCCACATCGGCGGCTACGACCCGATTGTGCCCGACACGCAGCTGGCGCGGTTGCGGCGCTCGCTGTCGAGCTTCGCGAAGACCTGGAACGTGTCCGCGCAGGCCTCTGGGCCGATTGTGTCGAACGAGGTGAGTGCTTCCTGGTCGGCGCACAGCTCCGGCCCGAACTGGTCGACCGATACCCGCTACGAGATGCTGCGCTGGGACGACCTGATCCTCGCCGACCATTCGCGCCACCCGGTCTCGCGGCTGGCCGCGTCGATGATGACGCTGATCGACTGGATCGTCACCGGCACGCTGTTCCGCTTTATCAAATCGAGCTGGAAGTATGCCGGCTTCTTTCTGTTTCCCTATCTGTGGGTAACCGGCTTTGCGCTGGTCGGCGCCGGTCTCGGTTTCGGCGTGACCCGGCTGGCAGGGCTGCACGGGGCAGGGGCGTGGGTCGCCGGCGCGTTGATCGCGCTTGCGGTGTTCGCCGTATTGCTGCGCTGGCTCGGCTGGAAGAAGCCGATCAACCATGTATTCGACGACTGGATTTTTTCGCGGCAGTACGTCTACGGCCAGCGCCCCAAGATGGAGGCCCGCGTCGATGAATTTGCCAAAGCGCTGGTCGCGCGCGCCCGCGCCAACGATGCCGACGAGATCGTCATCGTCGGCCACTGCCTCGGCGCCGCGCTGGTAATGGAGACGGTGTCCCGCGCGCTGCAAATCGATCCGGATCTGGCGCGGCATGGCCCGACCATCAACGTGCTCACCGTAGGCGCGACGATCCCGAAGTTTGCGCTGCATCCGGCGGGCCGCCGCGTCCGCGCCGCGACGCAGGCGGTGGCCAAAGCGACCGAGATCCGCTGGGCGGAATACCACGCCCGCGACGACGCGATCAGTTTCTACCGCTTCGATCCCGTCACCTTGAAGCGCGTCGGCCATGAGCGCGGCGATGGCCGGCCGAACATCCGTCGCGTGCAGATGCACAACATGATGGATCCGGCCTCGTTCAAGCGGCACCGCTTCAACTTCATGCGCATGCATTACCAGATGGTGATGGGCAACGACCAGCGCTCGAAATACGACTACTGCATGGTGATATCAGGCCCGCTGCCGTTCGATGAAATCACCGCGCCCGACGGCGGCGTCGGCCGCTTCGCGCGGGATGGCGCGTTGCTGTTGCCGGACGTGCCGCTGGCGCCTGTGATACAACCGCTGACGCCCGGGGCAGCCGTCCATGCCGGGTGA
- a CDS encoding pyruvate dehydrogenase complex E1 component subunit beta, with product MAIQVLMPALSPTMEKGNLSKWLKKEGDVIKSGDVIAEIETDKATMEVEATDEGTLGKILVAEGTQDVAVNTPIATILADGEDASAEPAPAKQEQAAESAPPAADAKSAPAPKEEPATAPTAPVSVIEQDPEIPEGTEMVTMTIREALRDAMAEEMRRDEDVFIMGEEVAEYQGAYKVTQGLLQEFGARRVIDTPITEHGFAGVGVGAAMSGLKPIVEFMTFNFAMQAIDQIINSAAKTLYMSGGQMTAQIVFRGPNGAAARVGAQHSQDYSAWYSQIPGLKVVAPHTAADFKGLLKSAIRDKNPVVFLENEMLYGHTGEVPKLDDYIVPIGKAKIARKGKDVTLISWSNGMNYALKAAEELAKEGIEAEVIDLRTLRPLDTETIIESVKKTGRAVTVEEGWQQSGVGAEVAARIMEQAFDYLDAPVGRVSGKDVPMPYAANLEKLALPSVADVVTAAKAVCYR from the coding sequence ATGGCCATTCAAGTGCTGATGCCCGCGCTGTCCCCGACCATGGAGAAGGGCAACCTCTCCAAGTGGTTGAAGAAGGAAGGCGATGTCATCAAGTCCGGCGACGTGATCGCCGAAATCGAGACCGATAAAGCGACGATGGAAGTCGAGGCGACCGACGAGGGCACGCTCGGCAAGATCCTGGTCGCCGAAGGCACCCAAGACGTCGCGGTCAACACGCCGATCGCCACCATTCTGGCTGACGGCGAGGATGCTTCCGCCGAGCCGGCACCTGCCAAGCAGGAGCAGGCCGCAGAGTCCGCGCCGCCGGCGGCCGACGCCAAGTCCGCGCCTGCACCGAAGGAAGAACCTGCTACGGCTCCTACCGCGCCGGTCTCGGTCATCGAGCAGGATCCGGAAATTCCGGAAGGCACCGAGATGGTGACCATGACCATCCGCGAAGCGCTGCGCGACGCGATGGCCGAAGAGATGCGCCGTGACGAAGACGTCTTCATCATGGGCGAGGAAGTCGCCGAGTATCAGGGCGCCTACAAGGTCACCCAGGGCCTGCTGCAGGAATTCGGCGCCCGCCGCGTCATCGACACCCCGATCACCGAACACGGCTTTGCCGGCGTCGGCGTCGGTGCGGCGATGTCCGGGCTGAAGCCGATCGTGGAGTTCATGACCTTCAACTTCGCCATGCAGGCGATCGACCAGATCATCAACTCTGCCGCCAAGACGCTGTACATGTCGGGCGGCCAGATGACCGCGCAGATCGTGTTCCGCGGCCCCAACGGCGCCGCCGCCCGCGTCGGCGCGCAGCACAGCCAGGACTACTCGGCCTGGTACTCGCAGATCCCCGGCCTCAAGGTGGTCGCGCCGCACACCGCGGCCGACTTCAAGGGCCTGTTGAAATCCGCGATCCGCGACAAGAACCCCGTGGTGTTCCTCGAAAACGAGATGCTCTACGGCCACACCGGCGAAGTGCCGAAGCTTGACGACTACATTGTGCCGATCGGCAAGGCGAAGATCGCCCGCAAGGGCAAGGACGTCACCTTGATCTCGTGGTCGAACGGCATGAACTACGCGCTGAAGGCCGCCGAAGAACTCGCCAAGGAAGGCATCGAGGCGGAGGTGATCGACCTGCGCACGCTGCGTCCGCTCGACACTGAAACCATCATCGAGTCGGTCAAGAAGACCGGCCGCGCGGTGACGGTGGAGGAGGGCTGGCAGCAGTCCGGCGTCGGCGCCGAAGTCGCCGCCCGCATCATGGAGCAGGCGTTCGACTATCTCGACGCGCCGGTCGGCCGTGTCTCCGGCAAGGACGTGCCGATGCCCTACGCCGCCAATCTCGAAAAGCTCGCGCTGCCGTCGGTCGCCGATGTCGTCACGGCCGCCAAAGCCGTCTGCTATCGGTGA